One region of Hymenobacter sediminicola genomic DNA includes:
- a CDS encoding transposase: MSHDEPLRPSALGDIVVAELLDLPRHYPTIQLDTWVLMPNHLHLILALTRHGTVAVSEVVGSFKSRCYRRWRTALLAAGQPAPSSCWQRNYYEHIICNPTELEAQRRYILENPSRWQ; the protein is encoded by the coding sequence TTGTCGCACGACGAGCCACTGCGGCCCTCGGCGCTGGGTGATATAGTCGTGGCGGAATTGCTGGACCTGCCCCGGCACTATCCCACTATTCAGCTGGATACCTGGGTTCTGATGCCGAACCACCTGCACCTGATTCTGGCTCTCACCCGCCACGGCACGGTTGCCGTGAGTGAAGTAGTAGGCAGCTTCAAATCTCGCTGCTATAGGCGGTGGCGCACGGCACTGCTGGCGGCCGGACAGCCTGCCCCGTCCTCCTGCTGGCAGCGCAACTACTATGAGCACATCATCTGCAACCCCACCGAGCTGGAAGCCCAACGCCGCTACATCCTCGAAAACCCCAGCCGCTGGCAGTAG